In Rhodamnia argentea isolate NSW1041297 chromosome 4, ASM2092103v1, whole genome shotgun sequence, the following proteins share a genomic window:
- the LOC115753726 gene encoding transcription factor HY5, translated as MQEQTTSSLAASSLPSSSERSSSSALQIEVKEGMESDEEIRRVPEMGGEPAGTSAAGRESGSVAGPDRARPAGQSQRKRGRSPADKENKRLKRLLRNRVSAQQARERKKAYLSDLELRVKDLEKKNSELEEKLSTLQNENQMLRHILKNTTAGRRGGSSGSNADGSL; from the exons atgcaAGAGCAGACGACGAGCTCCCTAGCTGCGAGCTCGCTTCCTTCGAGCAGCGAGAGATCTTCGAGCTCAGCTCTTCAAATCGAAGTGAAAGAAG GCATGGAGAGTGATGAGGAGATCAGAAGAGTGCCGGAGATGGGAGGGGAACCGGCGGGGACGTCCGCGGCCGGTCGAGAATCCGGTTCGGTGGCCGGTCCAGACCGGGCTCGGCCCGCGGGTCAAAGTCAAAGGAAGCGGGGGAGGAGTCCAGCTGACAAGGAGAACAAGAGGCTAAAGAG GTTGTTGAGGAACAGAGTATCGGCGCAGCAAGCACGGGAGAGGAAGAAGGCGTACCTAAGCGACTTGGAGTTGAGAGTGAAGGACCTGGAGAAGAAGAACTCGGAGCTGGAGGAGAAGCTGTCCACGTTGCAGAACGAGAATCAGATGCTCAGACAT ATACTGAAGAACACCACGGCGGGGAGGAGAGGAGGAAGCAGCGGCTCCAATGCGGACGGGTCGTTATGA
- the LOC115753725 gene encoding uncharacterized protein LOC115753725, with protein sequence MASRGWTSRVPSIASRLYFFLIVLQIPLFRVTCRSGMCSTPIQVTSSQLIASEIIPVPVVKALLYPGAVVNGLVKNMTVPSWNDLLDIYNLTTVKEASAVVDLQRLEVLAGSYFSVAGALVGLLKPGRMSMFGTLLIIWGLVKEGILGKPVNVDPAKAVYVYPTMLIALICALSSIKYDVKKAMRPAPARTIAKPLQSSSKSKLK encoded by the exons ATGGCGTCGAGGGGATGGACGAGCAGAGTCCCGTCGATAGCTTCTCGTCTGTACTTCTTCCTCATCGTTCTCCAGATCCCTCTCTTCAG GGTCACGTGTAGGTCTGGTATGTGCTCGACCCCGATACAAGTCACATCATCTCAGCTTATTGCCAGTGAGATAATCCCTGTTCCTGTGGTGAAGGCCCTTCTCTACCCTGGAGCTGTTGTCAATGGTCTTGTAAAGAACATGACAGTTCCAAGCTGGAATGATTTGCTAGATATCTATAATCTAACTACTGTGAAAGAAGCCTCGGCAGTAGTTGATCTGCAGCGTTTGGAG GTTCTTGCCGGAAGCTACTTCTCCGTGGCAGGAGCACTTGTGGGTCTGCTCAAACCAGGGAGGATGAGCATGTTTGGGACGCTGCTGATAATTTGGGGTCTTGTCAAGGAGGGAATCTTGGGAAAGCCTGTGAATGTGGATCCTGCAAAGGCAGTCTATGTTTATCCGACGATGTTGATTGCATTGATCTGTGCCTTATCATCCATTAAATATGATGTGAAGAAGGCCATGAGACCTGCCCCTGCTCGAACTATTGCAAAGCCACTGCAGAGCTCATCAAAATCTAAGCTGAAATGA
- the LOC115753721 gene encoding cellulose synthase A catalytic subunit 1 [UDP-forming] isoform X1 — protein MEAKGGMVAGSYKRNELVRIRHDSDGGPKPLKNLNGQICQICGDTVGLTANGDVFVACNECAFPVCRPCYEYERKDGNQSCPQCKCRYKRHKGTPRVEGDDDEDEVDDLENEFNYTQGTSAARRQWQGEDPDLSSSSRRESQHPIPLLTNGQPVSGEIPCATPDNQSVRTTSGPLGPSDKHVHSLPYVDPRQPVPVRIVDPSKDLNTYGLGNVDWKERVEGWKLKQDKNMTQMPNKYHEGKGDVEGTGSNGEELQMADDARQPLSRVVPISSSHLTPYRVVIILRLIILGFFLQYRTTHPVKDAYPLWLISVICEIWFALSWLLDQFPKWFPINRETYLDRLALRYDREGEPSQLAPVDVFVSTVDPLKEPPLITANTVLSILAVDYPVDKVSCYVSDDGSAMLTFEALSETAEFAKKWVPFCKKHNIEPRAPEFYFAQKIDYLKDKIQPSFVKERRAMKREYEEFKVRINALVAKAQKTPEEGWTMQDGTSWPGNNPRDHPGMIQVFLGHSGGLDTDGNELPRLVYVSREKRPGFQHHKKAGAMNALIRVSAVLTNGAYLLNVDCDHYFNNSKALKEAMCFMMDPAYGRKTCYVQFPQRFDGIDMHDRYANRNIVFFDINLKGLDGIQGPVYVGTGCCFNRQALYGYDPVLTEEDLEPNIIVKSCCGSRKKGKGGNKKYIDKKRAMTRTESTIPIFNMEDVEEGVEGYDDERSLLMSQKGLEKRFGQSPVFIAATFMEQGGLPPSTNPATLLKEAIHVISCGYEDKTEWGKEIGWIYGSVTEDILTGFKMHARGWISIYCMPPRPAFKGSAPINLSDRLNQVLRWALGSIEILLSRHCPIWYGYNGKLKLLERLAYINTIVYPLTSIPLIAYCTLPAFCLLTNKFIIPEISNFASMWFILLFVSIFATGILEIRWSGVSIDDWWRNEQFWVIGGTSAHLFAVFQGLLKVLAGIDTNFTVTSKAADEDGDFAELYVFKWTSLLIPPTTVLIVNLVGIVAGVSYAINSGYQSWGPLFGKLFFAIWVIAHLYPFLKGLLGRQNRTPTIVIVWAILLASIFSLLWVRIDPFTSDSTKSAPKGQCGVNC, from the exons ATGGAGGCTAAAGGCGGTATGGTCGCTGGATCGTACAAGAGGAACGAGCTGGTCCGGATTCGTCACGACTCGGACGGTGGA CCCAAACCCCTGAAAAATTTGAATGGCCAGATTTGTCAGATATGTGGTGATACTGTTGGACTTACTGCCAACGGGGATGTATTTGTTGCTTGCAATGAGTGCGCATTTCCTGTGTGCCGTCCCTGCTATGAGTATGAAAGGAAAGATGGTAACCAATCATGTCCTCAGTGCAAGTGTCGGTATAAGAGGCACAAAG GAACTCCTCGAGTTGAaggagatgatgatgaggatgaggTCGATGACCTGGAGAATGAGTTCAATTATACCCAGGGAACCAGCGCTGCAAGGCGACAATGGCAAGGAGAAGATCCagatctttcttcttcttctagacGTGAATCTCAACATCCAATCCCTCTTCTAACCAATGGGCAGCCG GTGTCTGGTGAAATCCCCTGTGCTACACCTGACAACCAATCTGTAAGGACTACATCTGGACCTCTGGGTCCTTCTGACAAACATGTGCACTCGCTTCCCTATGTTGATCCTAGACAGCCAG TTCCTGTTCGAATTGTGGATCCATCAAAGGATTTGAATACTTATGGCTTAGGAAATGTTGACTGGAAGGAAAGGGTTGAAGGATGGAAACTTAAACAAGATAAAAATATGACGCAGATGCCAAACAAATATCATGAAGGGAAGGGAGACGTAGAAGGCACTGGCTCTAATGGAGAAGAACTTCAAAT GGCTGATGATGCTCGTCAACCTCTGAGTCGTGTGGTGCCTATATCGTCGTCTCACCTCACTCCTTACCGCGTTGTAATTATCCTTCGGTTGATTATTTTGGGGTTTTTCCTACAGTATCGTACAACACATCCGGTGAAAGATGCTTATCCTTTGTGGCTTATATCGGTTATTTGTGAGATTTGGTTTGCATTATCCTGGCTTTTGGATCAGTTCCCAAAATGGTTTCCCATCAATCGGGAAACATACCTTGACAGGCTTGCTTTGAG ATATGATCGTGAAGGGGAACCTTCACAGTTGGCTCCCGTCGATGTCTTTGTGAGTACTGTGGATCCTTTGAAAGAACCTCCTCTCATAACAGCGAACACTGTCTTGTCCATACTGGCAGTGGATTACCCTGTCGACAAAGTGTCGTGCTATGTCTCTGATGATGGATCTGCGATGTTGACTTTTGAAGCCCTCTCTGAAACTGCCGAGTTTGCAAAGAAGTGGGTGCCGTTCTGCAAAAAGCACAACATTGAGCCACGAGCTCCTGAATTTTACTTTGCCCAGAAAATAGATTACTTGAAGGACAAGATACAACCTTCTTTTGTCAAAGAACGCAGAGCAATGAAG AGAGAATATGAGGAGTTCAAGGTTCGAATCAATGCTTTAGTTGCAAAGGCGCAAAAGACGCCAGAAGAAGGGTGGACAATGCAGGATGGCACTTCCTGGCCTGGAAATAACCCCAGGGATCATCCTGGAATGATCCAG GTTTTCCTGGGCCACAGTGGAGGACTGGATACTGACGGAAATGAGCTACCTCGACTTGTTTATGTTTCTCGTGAAAAGCGACCTGGTTTCCAACATCACAAAAAAGCTGGAGCCATGAATGCTTTG ATCCGTGTTTCTGCCGTCCTAACCAATGGAGCATATCTTTTGAATGTCGACTGTGATCACTACTTCAATAACAGTAAAGCACTGAAAGAAGCAATGTGTTTCATGATGGATCCTGCTTATGGAAGGAAGACGTGCTATGTGCAGTTCCCACAGCGTTTTGATGGGATTGACATGCATGATCGATATGCTAACCGCAACATTGTCTTCTTTGAT ATTAACTTGAAAGGGCTTGACGGCATCCAAGGCCCTGTCTATGTTGGAACTGGATGTTGTTTCAACAGGCAAGCCCTTTATGGATATGACCCTGTATTGACTGAGGAAGATCTGGAACCAAATATTATTGTAAAGAGTTGTTGTGGTTcgagaaagaagggaaagggCGGCAATAAGAAGTACATTGACAAGAAAAGAGCAATGACAAGAACTGAATCCACCATTCCAATTTTCAACATGGAAGATGTTGAGGAGGGTGTTGAAG GATATGATGATGAGAGGTCCCTCCTGATGTCTCAGAAAGGTCTAGAGAAAAGATTCGGTCAGTCTCCAGTTTTCATTGCAGCTACTTTCATGGAACAGGGTGGCCTACCACCATCTACCAATCCTGCAACGCTTCTGAAAGAAGCCATCCATGTTATTAGCTGTGGCTATGAGGACAAGACTGAATGGGGCAAAGAG ATTGGATGGATATATGGTTCTGTTACAGAAGATATTTTGACCGGATTTAAGATGCATGCTCGTGGCTGGATTTCAATATATTGCATGCCTCCTCGCCCAGCATTCAAGGGGTCTGCTCCCATCAATCTTTCTGATCGTTTAAACCAGGTTCTCAGGTGGGCCTTGGGGTCAATTGAGATTTTGCTAAGCAGGCATTGTCCTATATGGTATGGATACAATGGGAAATTGAAGCTCTTGGAGAGATTGGCGTACATCAATACAATTGTGTATCCCCTCACCTCAATACCGCTGATTGCCTATTGTACGCTTCCTGCATTTTGTCTTCTCACTAACAAATTTATTATACCTGAG ATAAGCAACTTCGCTAGCATGTGGTTCATTCTCCTCTTCGTCTCAATTTTCGCAACTGGTATTCTTGAAATCCGTTGGAGCGGTGTCAGCATTGATGATTGGTGGAGAAATGAGCAGTTCTGGGTCATTGGCGGTACATCTGCTCACCTTTTTGCTGTCTTCCAAgggcttctcaaagtgcttgcTGGCATTGATACCAACTTTACGGTCACGTCGAAAGCAGCAGACGAAGACGGAGACTTTGCTGAGCTTTATGTCTTCAAATGGACATCGCTTCTCATTCCTCCAACCACAGTTCTTATTGTAAACTTGGTTGGCATTGTAGCAGGTGTGTCTTATGCGATTAACAGCGGGTATCAGTCATGGGGTCCACTGTTCGGCAAGCTGTTCTTTGCCATATGGGTTATTGCTCACCTCTACCCATTCCTGAAGGGTCTGTTGGGTCGGCAGAATCGTACTCCGACGATTGTTATTGTGTGGGCTATCCTTCTTGCTTCCATATTCTCATTGCTCTGGGTACGAATTGACCCTTTCACCTCAGACTCCACGAAATCCGCTCCGAAAGGTCAATGCGGCGTCAACTGCTAA
- the LOC115753728 gene encoding uncharacterized protein LOC115753728 translates to MTSFQSFSSFQFLQSLSCLFISACTRWSNIGTEVHPQLARYFRTSTTAEARVMATLQRSAKSFRRQGSSGLVWDDTLLSDQFHEGAKNNKSDLKELRPCQSAKAIFAGVDFSSGLNDTAPPATCLRSLSSSSADPSQSARARGLSGVLSKQYLVKKLKMRKTTDP, encoded by the coding sequence ATGACCTCTTTccaatctttttcttccttccaatTTCTCCAATCTCTCTCGTGTCTATTTATATCTGCTTGCACACGCTGGTCCAACATAGGAACCGAAGTCCACCCGCAACTTGCTCGTTATTTTCGAACAAGCACGACCGCAGAAGCTCGAGTCATGGCCACTTTGCAGAGGTCGGCCAAGTCGTTCAGGAGGCAGGGCTCATCGGGGCTGGTCTGGGACGACACCCTCTTGTCGGATCAGTTCCATGAAGGCGCCAAGAACAACAAGAGCGACCTCAAAGAGCTCAGGCCGTGCCAGAGCGCCAAAGCCATCTTCGCGGGTGTGGACTTCAGTTCCGGGCTGAACGACACCGCGCCTCCGGCGACGTGCCTGCGGAGCCTGTCGTCTTCGAGTGCCGACCCTTCTCAGAGCGCGCGCGCCCGCGGCCTCTCGGGCGTCCTCAGCAAGCAGTACCTCGTTAAAAAGCTGAAGATGCGAAAGACAACTGATCCCTGA
- the LOC115753721 gene encoding cellulose synthase A catalytic subunit 1 [UDP-forming] isoform X2, translating into MEAKGGMVAGSYKRNELVRIRHDSDGGPKPLKNLNGQICQICGDTVGLTANGDVFVACNECAFPVCRPCYEYERKDGNQSCPQCKCRYKRHKGTPRVEGDDDEDEVDDLENEFNYTQGTSAARRQWQGEDPDLSSSSRRESQHPIPLLTNGQPVSGEIPCATPDNQSVRTTSGPLGPSDKHVHSLPYVDPRQPVPVRIVDPSKDLNTYGLGNVDWKERVEGWKLKQDKNMTQMPNKYHEGKGDVEGTGSNGEELQMADDARQPLSRVVPISSSHLTPYRVVIILRLIILGFFLQYRTTHPVKDAYPLWLISVICEIWFALSWLLDQFPKWFPINRETYLDRLALRYDREGEPSQLAPVDVFVSTVDPLKEPPLITANTVLSILAVDYPVDKVSCYVSDDGSAMLTFEALSETAEFAKKWVPFCKKHNIEPRAPEFYFAQKIDYLKDKIQPSFVKERRAMKREYEEFKVRINALVAKAQKTPEEGWTMQDGTSWPGNNPRDHPGMIQVFLGHSGGLDTDGNELPRLVYVSREKRPGFQHHKKAGAMNALIRVSAVLTNGAYLLNVDCDHYFNNSKALKEAMCFMMDPAYGRKTCYVQFPQRFDGIDMHDRYANRNIVFFDINLKGLDGIQGPVYVGTGCCFNRQALYGYDPVLTEEDLEPNIIVKSCCGSRKKGKGGNKKYIDKKRAMTRTESTIPIFNMEDVEEGVEGYDDERSLLMSQKGLEKRFGQSPVFIAATFMEQGGLPPSTNPATLLKEAIHVISCGYEDKTEWGKEIGWIYGSVTEDILTGFKMHARGWISIYCMPPRPAFKGSAPINLSDRLNQVLRWALGSIEILLSRHCPIWYGYNGKLKLLERLAYINTIVYPLTSIPLIAYCTLPAFCLLTNKFIIPEVSDTPLFNVEYSILCAALVCCPLIHVGMELLFS; encoded by the exons ATGGAGGCTAAAGGCGGTATGGTCGCTGGATCGTACAAGAGGAACGAGCTGGTCCGGATTCGTCACGACTCGGACGGTGGA CCCAAACCCCTGAAAAATTTGAATGGCCAGATTTGTCAGATATGTGGTGATACTGTTGGACTTACTGCCAACGGGGATGTATTTGTTGCTTGCAATGAGTGCGCATTTCCTGTGTGCCGTCCCTGCTATGAGTATGAAAGGAAAGATGGTAACCAATCATGTCCTCAGTGCAAGTGTCGGTATAAGAGGCACAAAG GAACTCCTCGAGTTGAaggagatgatgatgaggatgaggTCGATGACCTGGAGAATGAGTTCAATTATACCCAGGGAACCAGCGCTGCAAGGCGACAATGGCAAGGAGAAGATCCagatctttcttcttcttctagacGTGAATCTCAACATCCAATCCCTCTTCTAACCAATGGGCAGCCG GTGTCTGGTGAAATCCCCTGTGCTACACCTGACAACCAATCTGTAAGGACTACATCTGGACCTCTGGGTCCTTCTGACAAACATGTGCACTCGCTTCCCTATGTTGATCCTAGACAGCCAG TTCCTGTTCGAATTGTGGATCCATCAAAGGATTTGAATACTTATGGCTTAGGAAATGTTGACTGGAAGGAAAGGGTTGAAGGATGGAAACTTAAACAAGATAAAAATATGACGCAGATGCCAAACAAATATCATGAAGGGAAGGGAGACGTAGAAGGCACTGGCTCTAATGGAGAAGAACTTCAAAT GGCTGATGATGCTCGTCAACCTCTGAGTCGTGTGGTGCCTATATCGTCGTCTCACCTCACTCCTTACCGCGTTGTAATTATCCTTCGGTTGATTATTTTGGGGTTTTTCCTACAGTATCGTACAACACATCCGGTGAAAGATGCTTATCCTTTGTGGCTTATATCGGTTATTTGTGAGATTTGGTTTGCATTATCCTGGCTTTTGGATCAGTTCCCAAAATGGTTTCCCATCAATCGGGAAACATACCTTGACAGGCTTGCTTTGAG ATATGATCGTGAAGGGGAACCTTCACAGTTGGCTCCCGTCGATGTCTTTGTGAGTACTGTGGATCCTTTGAAAGAACCTCCTCTCATAACAGCGAACACTGTCTTGTCCATACTGGCAGTGGATTACCCTGTCGACAAAGTGTCGTGCTATGTCTCTGATGATGGATCTGCGATGTTGACTTTTGAAGCCCTCTCTGAAACTGCCGAGTTTGCAAAGAAGTGGGTGCCGTTCTGCAAAAAGCACAACATTGAGCCACGAGCTCCTGAATTTTACTTTGCCCAGAAAATAGATTACTTGAAGGACAAGATACAACCTTCTTTTGTCAAAGAACGCAGAGCAATGAAG AGAGAATATGAGGAGTTCAAGGTTCGAATCAATGCTTTAGTTGCAAAGGCGCAAAAGACGCCAGAAGAAGGGTGGACAATGCAGGATGGCACTTCCTGGCCTGGAAATAACCCCAGGGATCATCCTGGAATGATCCAG GTTTTCCTGGGCCACAGTGGAGGACTGGATACTGACGGAAATGAGCTACCTCGACTTGTTTATGTTTCTCGTGAAAAGCGACCTGGTTTCCAACATCACAAAAAAGCTGGAGCCATGAATGCTTTG ATCCGTGTTTCTGCCGTCCTAACCAATGGAGCATATCTTTTGAATGTCGACTGTGATCACTACTTCAATAACAGTAAAGCACTGAAAGAAGCAATGTGTTTCATGATGGATCCTGCTTATGGAAGGAAGACGTGCTATGTGCAGTTCCCACAGCGTTTTGATGGGATTGACATGCATGATCGATATGCTAACCGCAACATTGTCTTCTTTGAT ATTAACTTGAAAGGGCTTGACGGCATCCAAGGCCCTGTCTATGTTGGAACTGGATGTTGTTTCAACAGGCAAGCCCTTTATGGATATGACCCTGTATTGACTGAGGAAGATCTGGAACCAAATATTATTGTAAAGAGTTGTTGTGGTTcgagaaagaagggaaagggCGGCAATAAGAAGTACATTGACAAGAAAAGAGCAATGACAAGAACTGAATCCACCATTCCAATTTTCAACATGGAAGATGTTGAGGAGGGTGTTGAAG GATATGATGATGAGAGGTCCCTCCTGATGTCTCAGAAAGGTCTAGAGAAAAGATTCGGTCAGTCTCCAGTTTTCATTGCAGCTACTTTCATGGAACAGGGTGGCCTACCACCATCTACCAATCCTGCAACGCTTCTGAAAGAAGCCATCCATGTTATTAGCTGTGGCTATGAGGACAAGACTGAATGGGGCAAAGAG ATTGGATGGATATATGGTTCTGTTACAGAAGATATTTTGACCGGATTTAAGATGCATGCTCGTGGCTGGATTTCAATATATTGCATGCCTCCTCGCCCAGCATTCAAGGGGTCTGCTCCCATCAATCTTTCTGATCGTTTAAACCAGGTTCTCAGGTGGGCCTTGGGGTCAATTGAGATTTTGCTAAGCAGGCATTGTCCTATATGGTATGGATACAATGGGAAATTGAAGCTCTTGGAGAGATTGGCGTACATCAATACAATTGTGTATCCCCTCACCTCAATACCGCTGATTGCCTATTGTACGCTTCCTGCATTTTGTCTTCTCACTAACAAATTTATTATACCTGAGGTAAGTGATACACCTCTCTTCAATGTAGAGTATTCAATCTTGTGTGCTGCTTTGGTTTGTTGTCCTTTAATCCACG TTGGTATGGAGTTATTGTTCTCTTAA
- the LOC115753724 gene encoding protein OVEREXPRESSOR OF CATIONIC PEROXIDASE 3 isoform X2 — MAFAPSINASFSAQLHSSVPRKCLFRCTDNEPATLKFSLPRTCPSRSSSALVSARRRKDDAPVANKKRGRNKILPKSNDEEEDDLDEDAFEVLFNQLEEDLKNDGLTLNDDDDDISEEDLARLERELEEALGGDDLEMFAGRAENSGVDDHAEAEDGSDDDDDVESPVELKRWQLRRLAVALKAGRRKTRIKSLAAELCLDRSIVLELLRDPPPNLLLMSATLPDEPAQVGTVLEAETAPIDIAPNEIIADAADPEPKPTEKAPLHVMQQRWSAQKRLKKVQVDTLERVYRRTKRPTNAMISSIVQVTSLRRKRIVKWFEDKRTEDGVPKQRLPYQRSVAETVS; from the exons ATGGCTTTCGCTCCATCCATTAACGCTTCATTCTCTGCTCAACTCCACTCTTCGGTACCCAGAAAGTGCCTCTTTCGTTGCACTGATAATGAACCCGCGACCCTGAAGTTTTCTCTTCCCAGGACCTGTCCGTCTCGCTCCTCCTCCGCGCTCGTTTCCGCTCGTCGTCGCAAGGACGACGCTCCGGTCGCGAATAAGAAGAGGGGCAGGAACAAG ATTTTGCCTAAAAGTAATGATGAGGAAGAGGATGATTTGGATGAGGATGCGTTTGAAGTGCTATTCAATCAGCTCGAAGAAGATCTAAAAAATGATGGACTAACATTaaatgacgacgacgacgatatAAGTGAAGAAGACCTTGCTAGGCTGGAGCGTGAGTTGGAGGAGGCCCTAGGTGGTGATGACCTGGAGATGTTTGCAGGCCGTGCGGAGAACTCAGGAGTTGATGATCATGCTGAAGCAGAAGATGGCAGTGATGACGACGATGATGTTGAGAGCCCAGTTGAACTAAAAAGATGGCAACTTAGAAGATTGGCTGTTGCTCTGAAAGCTGGTCGCCGGAAAACTAGA ATTAAAAGTCTTGCTGCTGAGCTGTGTCTTGATCGATCTATTGTTCTTGAACTGCTGCGAGATCCGCCTCCAAATCTTTTATTAATGAGTGCTACGTTGCCTGATGAACCTGCACAAGTGGGAACAGTCCTTGAAGCTGAAACTGCACCGATTGACATTGCTCCTAATGAGATAATAGCAGATGCTGCGGACCCTGAACCCAAACCCACCGAGAAGGCGCCTCTTCATGTGATGCAACAAAGGTGGTCAGCGCAGAAGAGATTGAAAAAAGTGCAAGTTGATACTCTGGAAAGAGTTTACAGAAGAACAAAGCGCCCAACT AATGCAATGATCAGCAGCATTGTGCAAGTGACCAGCCTACGTCGGAAGAGAATCGTGAAATGGTTTGAAGACAAGCGTACTGAAGATGGAGTTCCGAAACAACGACTTCCTTACCAAAGATCGGTGGCCGAAACTGTTTCTTGA
- the LOC115753724 gene encoding protein OVEREXPRESSOR OF CATIONIC PEROXIDASE 3 isoform X1, with amino-acid sequence MAFAPSINASFSAQLHSSVPRKCLFRCTDNEPATLKFSLPRTCPSRSSSALVSARRRKDDAPVANKKRGRNKQILPKSNDEEEDDLDEDAFEVLFNQLEEDLKNDGLTLNDDDDDISEEDLARLERELEEALGGDDLEMFAGRAENSGVDDHAEAEDGSDDDDDVESPVELKRWQLRRLAVALKAGRRKTRIKSLAAELCLDRSIVLELLRDPPPNLLLMSATLPDEPAQVGTVLEAETAPIDIAPNEIIADAADPEPKPTEKAPLHVMQQRWSAQKRLKKVQVDTLERVYRRTKRPTNAMISSIVQVTSLRRKRIVKWFEDKRTEDGVPKQRLPYQRSVAETVS; translated from the exons ATGGCTTTCGCTCCATCCATTAACGCTTCATTCTCTGCTCAACTCCACTCTTCGGTACCCAGAAAGTGCCTCTTTCGTTGCACTGATAATGAACCCGCGACCCTGAAGTTTTCTCTTCCCAGGACCTGTCCGTCTCGCTCCTCCTCCGCGCTCGTTTCCGCTCGTCGTCGCAAGGACGACGCTCCGGTCGCGAATAAGAAGAGGGGCAGGAACAAG CAGATTTTGCCTAAAAGTAATGATGAGGAAGAGGATGATTTGGATGAGGATGCGTTTGAAGTGCTATTCAATCAGCTCGAAGAAGATCTAAAAAATGATGGACTAACATTaaatgacgacgacgacgatatAAGTGAAGAAGACCTTGCTAGGCTGGAGCGTGAGTTGGAGGAGGCCCTAGGTGGTGATGACCTGGAGATGTTTGCAGGCCGTGCGGAGAACTCAGGAGTTGATGATCATGCTGAAGCAGAAGATGGCAGTGATGACGACGATGATGTTGAGAGCCCAGTTGAACTAAAAAGATGGCAACTTAGAAGATTGGCTGTTGCTCTGAAAGCTGGTCGCCGGAAAACTAGA ATTAAAAGTCTTGCTGCTGAGCTGTGTCTTGATCGATCTATTGTTCTTGAACTGCTGCGAGATCCGCCTCCAAATCTTTTATTAATGAGTGCTACGTTGCCTGATGAACCTGCACAAGTGGGAACAGTCCTTGAAGCTGAAACTGCACCGATTGACATTGCTCCTAATGAGATAATAGCAGATGCTGCGGACCCTGAACCCAAACCCACCGAGAAGGCGCCTCTTCATGTGATGCAACAAAGGTGGTCAGCGCAGAAGAGATTGAAAAAAGTGCAAGTTGATACTCTGGAAAGAGTTTACAGAAGAACAAAGCGCCCAACT AATGCAATGATCAGCAGCATTGTGCAAGTGACCAGCCTACGTCGGAAGAGAATCGTGAAATGGTTTGAAGACAAGCGTACTGAAGATGGAGTTCCGAAACAACGACTTCCTTACCAAAGATCGGTGGCCGAAACTGTTTCTTGA
- the LOC115753727 gene encoding transcription initiation factor TFIID subunit 15-like, which yields MSRPGDWNCRSCQHLNFQRRESCQRCGELRGGERGGDSSYGGFGGRSGSPFGLTGPDVRPGDWYCSVDGCGTHNFAVRSTCFRCGAPKDESDSGGRRYESETPRPRGFGASGGSGGSSSRRGWRPGDWICTRSGCNEHNFAMRSNCFRCNAPREYSSGGGSDYSS from the exons ATGAGCAGGCCAGGAGATTGGAACTGCAGGTCCTGCCAGCACCTGAACTTCCAGAGGAGAGAGTCGTGCCAGAGGTGTGGCGAGCTGAGAGGCGGCGAGAGGGGCGGCGATTCTTCTTACGGGGGCTTCGGCGGGAGGAGCGGCTCGCCTTTTGGGCTCACAGGCCCGGACGTCCGGCCCGGCGACTGGTACTGCAGCGTCGATGGCTGCGGGACTCACAACTTCGCCGTCCGCTCCACCTGCTTCAGGTGCGGGGCCCCGAAGGACGAGTCAGACAGCGGTGGCCGTCGTTACGAGAGCGAGACACCTCGGCCGCGAGGTTTTGGAGCCTCTGGAGGCAGCGGCGGCAGCAGTAGTCGCCGGGGGTGGAGACCTGGTGACTGGATTTGCACCAG GTCAGGATGCAATGAGCACAATTTTGCTATGAGATCAAACTGCTTCAGGTGCAATGCACCAAGAGAGTATTCGTCGGGCGGCGGGTCTGACTATTCTTCTTGA